TCGAGCACACGCTCATCATCGCCGAGGAGGGCTCGGAGGTCCACTACATCGAGGGCTGTTCCGCCCCGAAGTACTCCGCGTTCAACCTCCACTCGGGCGGCGTCGAGGTGTTCGTCGGCGAGGACGCCCACGTTCAGTACTCGACCGTCCAGAACTGGTCGAAGAACACGTACAACCTCAACACCAAGCGCGCCATCGCCGAGAAGGGCGGGCGCATGGAGTGGATCTCCGGCTCGATGGGGTCGAAGGCGACGATGCTGTACCCGTCGACGATCCTGAAGGGCCGCGGCGCGTCCGACAACCACATCACCATCGCCTTCGCGGGCGAGGGGCAGGACATCGACACCGGCGCGAAGGTGTACCACAACGCGCCGGAGACGAAGTCCACCGTCGAGTCGAAGTCGATCGCGAAGGACGGCGGCCGCACGAACTACCGCGGGCTCGTCCACATCGCAGACGGCGCGGAGAACTCCTCGACCGCCGTGGAGTGCGACGCGCTGATGTTCGACAACGAGTCGACCTCGGACACGATGCCGTACATGGAGATCAACGAGTCGAAGGTCGACGTCGCCCACGAGGCGACCGTCGGGAAGATCGGCGACGAGGACATCTTCTACCTCCAGTCGCGCGGTCTCGACGACGACGACGCGAAGCAGATGATCGTCTCGGGCTTCATCGAGCCGATCACGGAGGAGCTGCCGATCGAGTACGCCGTCGAGCTGAACCGGCTCGTCGAACTCGAGATGGAGGGTTCGCTCGGATAACATGAGCACGCAAGCAATCGAGAGCCTCTCGGAGGACACGGTACGACGCATCGCGGACGAACGCGACGAGCCCGAGTGGCTCCGACAGACCCGTCTAGACGCGCTCGCCGCGTTGGAGACGGCGGAGCTGCCGGACGTCATCCAGACGCCCGGCCGCCGCTGGACCGATCTGGAGGCGCTGGACTTCGAGGCGCTCGTCGACCCGCTGAACCAGGCGGACGAGACCGAACGGACCGCGGGCGACGACGAGGTCGTCGTCCTCCCGTTCACCGAGGCGCTCGCCGAGTACGGCGACGTGATCGAGGCGAACTTCGGCTCCGTCCTCGACCCCGAACACAACTACCTCACGGCGCTTTCGGTCGCGCTGTTCACCACCGGCACGTTCGTCTACGTCCCCGAGGGCGTCGACGTCGAGGATGTGACGGTGCGCGCGGAGATGAACTCCCGCTCGCTTTTCAGCCAGACGCTCGTCGTCGCCGAGGAGTCCTCGTCGGTGACGATCCTCGAGTCGATCAAGACGGGTGAAAGCGAGGTCGCCGACGACCGGTACTTCTCGAACCTCGTCGAGGTCGTCGCGGGCGAGAACGCGAACGTCCAGTTCGGCTCGCTCCAGAACCTCGACACCGACTCGTACACCTACTCGCTGAAGCGCGCCGTGACGGACACGTACGCGACGGTCGACTGGATCGAGAGCAACTTCGGCTCGAAGCTCACCCGGTCGGACATCGAGACCGAACTCGACGGCGACGGCTCGGAGAGCCAGATCGTCGGGACGTTCTTCGGCACCGACGACCAGCACTTCGACATCAACGCCCGCGTCTGGCACCAGGCGGAGCAGACGACCGCCGACCTCGTCACGCGCGGCGTGCTCGACGACGTGGCCCGCTCGGTGTACGAGGGGGTTCAGGACGTCGGCGAGGACGCGTGGAACACCTCCAGCTACCAGCGCGAGAACACGCTGATGCTGTCGGACGACGCCGAAGCGGACGCGTCGCCGAAGCTGATCATCCACAACCACGACACCGAGGCCTCGCACTCGGCGACGGTCGGACAGGTCGACGCCGAGGACCTGTTCTACCTAGAGAGCCGGTCGATCGACTCGCGGACGGCGCGGAACATGCTCGTCGAGGGCTTCTTCGTGCCCGTCTTAGAGGAGATCGCGGTCGACGAGTTCCGCGACGACGTCGAGGACCTCGTCGTCGAGCGGCTCCAGTAGGCCGCCGGCATCGCTCGGCTCGGATCCGGTTTTTTCGGCTGGCGCGGCGTTCCGGGAGTGGAGCGGTCGACCCGCGAGGGGAACCGCTTAAGACCGCCCACGCCCGAGACGGAGGTATGCGAACCCGCGTGTCGTACCGTCTCGGGTGGTCGCGGTGAGCGTGAGCCAGCGGGTCGCCTCCGACGACCAACTCGCGCGGCTGCTCCAGATCGGAATCGTCCTTGAGGAGGTCGTCGAAGCGCGAACGCACCGTCACTACCAGCAGTTGGACGCCGAACTCGACGCGGAGGTGGAGACGCTGCTCGCGGACGCGGCCGAGGAGTCGGCCGACCACCGCGAGCGGCTCGAGGGCCTCATCGAGGGGCTGGGCGTGGAGAGTGTCCCGTTCGGCGAGATCGAGTCGCTGGTCGACGCCCGCTACGGCCGGACGCGGCCGGAGGACTTCGACGACGTGTTGTACGACCAGCTGTGTAACGAGGAGACCGCCTACAAGTTCTACGACGACCTCATCGAGGCGATCGAGGGGTCGGACGCGGTGTTCTCGATCGACCGCGAGGATCTGCTCACGACCCTGACGACGATCCGCGACGAGGAGGCCGAGGGAGTGCGCGAGGTCACGGAGGTCATGGAGCGCCGATGAACCGGGCAGATGAGCCGACGACGAGCGCCGACGGAGGACAGCCGTGAACACCGCAGATCAGTACCTCAAGACGATATACGTCGTACAGGACAGCGAAGACGGCCCCGCGTCGACCGGGTCGATAGCCGACGCGCTCGGCGTCAGCCCGGCCAGCGCCAACGAGATGATCGGCAAGCTCGAGGAGCGCGGGCTCGCGGAACACGAGAAGTACAAGGGCGTCACGCTCACCGACGACGGCATCGTGCGGGCGCGAGACGCCCTCCAGACCTACTGTATCATCGAGCGGTTCCTCGCAAACGTCCTCGCGGTCGAGGACTTCCAAGCCGAGGCCCGCGAGCTTGAGGCGGTCATCGACGACACGGTCGCCGAGCGGCTCGACACGATCATCGACCGGCAGCCGGAGTGTCCGGACTGCTTCGACCCCGAGTCGGACGCCTGCGCGTGTCTGGAGATCGCGCCGACGCCGGTCGAACCCGAAAAGCAGTAGCGACGGTCTCAGCGGTCCTTTTCGGGATCTAGACGCCCGTCGAGTACCGCAGAATTCCGGCGATGCCGCCGAACGCGTCGAGCAACTGTTCGCCCTTCTCGAAGTCCGTGGAGATGAACTTCGTGTCCGTGCCGCGCTGTTCGGCGATGGCCATCAGGTGTTCGATGACGTCCTCGCGCTCGTCGACCTCGGCCGGCTCGCCGCACTCGCTACACTCGTGGTCCGGGGTCGAGTGCCGGGAGTCGATCACCTCGTACTCCTCGTGGCCGTTGGGGCACTCGTAGACGACGACGTCCGAGCGGAGGTCCTCCGAGATGAGGAGTCGGTCGACCGATCCCATGATCAGGTTCCGGCGGGTCTGTTCGAACCCGTAGGTCGCCTCCTCGCCGGTGTTGAGGTTCTCGAAGAACGTCTCCATGTCGCGTTTGTCCTCGACGATCTCCTGGTCGGCGAGCACCTCGCTGGCGTTGTCGACGAGGTCCTTCAGGCCGGACTCGTCGGTGTACGCGACGTCGAACTTGCCGAGGACCTTGTCCTGTAGCTCGTGGTGGAGGTAGTCGCCGTCGAGGAACTCGTCTTTCGTCGGGGACGGGCCGCCGACGAGGATGCCGTCGAGCTCGTGGCGCTTGTCGACGAACAGGTCGTCGGCCATCCCCGCGACCTCCTGATAGAAGTTGTCGATCGCTTCGAGCCGCAGGCGGGCGAACCGCTGCGCGGACTGGCCCCCTTTCCGCTGTTTGCCGGGTACGAGCGAGGAGGCGGACTTGACCGGCTCGACGCGTTTCCCCTTCAGCCAGCCGACGTTCGCCTCGCGGCGGTCCAAGACGATGAGCCCGAAGAGCCCGGTGTCTTCGAGCATGTGTTCGAGCGGCTCGGTGAGGAACTCGGAGTCGCAGTGGTAGCGGAACGACGTCACCGGCTGCGGGGGCGACTCCAGCGTCCGGGTGACCATGTCGGTCTGGCCGCCGCCGGCGTCGATGGCCCCGGAGAAGATCACGATCCCGTTCTCCGGCGGGAAGGTGTCGTAGTAGCGCAGTCGGTCCTTGATCGAGGTGAGCGCGTCCTGAACGGCGGTCCGGGTCTGCTTGGACTTGATGTTCGACGCCTCGCTGTGCTCTTGGGTGACGTGGGCCACCACGTCGGATATCTGCTTGTCCTCGGGGATGTAGATGGTGACGAGCTGGGTGCCGGAGCCCTCGAAGTCTTTGAGTTCCTCGATCACCTTGCGGAACTCGTACTTCCGGCGGTCCTCGTTCGCCTCCTGTGCGTCGCTACTCATTGTCGAAACTACGGCGGCGTGCCGGTAAGTAAGCTTTGACCTGCGAGACGCGTCGCCCAGGAAACGGGGCGGAGGGGACGGAAGTTCGGGGGCGAGGCGGTCCGGAGGGGGTTACATCGACTCCGGCGCGTCGACGCCCAGCACGTCAAGCGCGTTCGCCATCGTGTGCTTCGCGGCCGCGACGACCGCGAGGCGGGCGGCGCGCAGGTCGTCCGTCTCGGCGGTCACGACCGGGCACTCGCGGTAGAACGCGTTGTAGGCGTCGGCGAACTCGCGGGTGAACGTCGCGATCGTGTGGGGCTCCAAGTCCTCCGCGGCGGCCTCGATCACCGCGGGGAACCGCGCGACCTCGCGGAGGAGGTCGCGGGCCGCGTCGGTCTCGAGGTCGCTCGCGTCCACGTCGAGCGCGTCGGCGTCGACCGCGCCGTCGGCGTCCGCCGTCACGACCGGCACGTCGATCCCGGCGGCCGCGGCCTCGCTCAGGATGCCGGCGCAGCGCGCGTGGACGTACTGGACGAACGGGGCGGACTGCGCCTCGAAGTCGAGCGCGTCCTCCCACTCGAAGGTGATCGCCTTCGCGGGCTGTTTGGAGACGATGTCGTACCGGACCGCGCCGATCCCGACCTGATGAGCGATGCGCTCGACGTCCGCCTCGGTGAGGTCGTCGTCGCGGATCCGGTCGTCCATCCGGGACTCGACGGCGTCGCGGGCGCGGTCGATCGCCTCGTCGAGCAGGTCGTCGAGCATCACGCCGGTCCCCCGGCGGGTGGACATCTTCCCGTCGGGGAGGTTGACGTACGAGTAGATGACGTTGCCGAGGCGGTCGGTGTCGTTGCCGAGCAGTTCGAGCGTCGCGTCCAGTTGGTCGGCCTGGAGCTTGTGGTCCTCGCCGAGGACGGTGACCGCGCGGTCGTAGTTCGCGAACTTCCACTCGTGGTGAGCCAGGTCGCGGGTGGTGTAGAGGCTCGTGTCGTCCGAGCGCAGGAAGACGAGGTTCTTATCGATCCCCCACTCGTCGAGTTCGAGCTGCCAGGCGTCCTCCTCGTAGACGGCCTGATCGGTCTCTTTGAGCCGCTCGGCGACGTCGTCCGTCGAGCCGTCGCGCATGAACCGCGTCTCCTTGACGAACTCGTCGAACTCGGCGGGCAGGCGGGCGAGACAGTCCTTCATGCCGCCGAGGACGGTGTCGACGACCTCGCCGACGCGCTCGTAGGTCTCCTCGTCGCCGGCTTCGAGCCCCTGAAGGATCGACTGGATCTCCGCTTCGGCCGCCTCGACGGCGTCCTCGTCGGCCTCCTCCAGGTAGGCGTTCCCCTTCCGGTAGTAGCGCACGAGGTCGTACTCGGCGCGGTCGCGGGCGGGCGCTTCGTCGAGGTCGGCCTCGTCGAACCGCTCGTAGGCCCACGTGAACACCGCCATCTGCCGGCCGGCGTCGTTGACGTAGTAGTGGCGGTCGACGTCGTAGCCGGCGTATTCGAGGAGGTTCGCCACCGCGTCGCCGACGATGGGGTTCCGGGCGCGGCCGACGTGGACCGGCCCCGTCGGGTTCGCGCTCGTGTGTTCGACCACGACGGAGGTCTCCCTGTCGGGGAGCGCGCCGTAGCCGGCGTCGGCGGCCGCCGCGTCGAGCGTGTCGGCGAGGTAGCGCGCGTTCGCGTGGAAGTTGACGTACGGGCCGGCGGTGTCGACCGACGCGACGTAGTCGGTCCCAGAGACGTTGACGGCCTCGGCGACCGTCGCCGCGACGTTCGGGGGGGCGTCCCCGACCTCGCCGGCGAGTCGGAAGGCGACGCTGGAGGCGAGCGTCGCGTCCATCTCCTCCGGCGGGCGTTCGATGCCGAGGTCGTCGGTCGGGAGGTCGAGGTCGGCGAGCGCCGCTTCGACCGCGGCCTCGACCTCCGACCGGAACTGCCTGAACATACCGTCCGTTCGACGGGCGGGTTAAAAGGCCCTTCCGAAGCGGCTCGGCGCGGAATGACGGACACTACGAGACCGGCCGACCTGCGGTGGCGTCGTCGGCGGCTCCGCCGCCGGCTGCCAGAGGCGCGTCGCGCCTCACTGCGCGCCTGCGAGCGGTCGCCCCCGCCGACCGCGACGCAGCGCCGCGCGAGGGAGTCGGCCGACCGTAGGGAGGCCGACGAGGTTGGGGAGGCGTGAGGTGCCGTGCGGAGCGGTATGGGGCGGGACTCGAAGGGCCAGTCGCGAGGCGGGCAGAGGTGACGTAAGGACCACAGCGAGTGAGCGAAGCGAACGAGCGAGGACCGCAACGAGCGTCTGCCCGCCTCGCGACTGGGGCTTCGGTGGTCGCAGTCACGGAGGTACTCTCAGCGAAACCACTCACGTACAGCCGAGCGGCTGGGGCTTCGGTGGTCGCAGTCACGGAGGTACTCTCAGCGAAACCACTCACGTACAGCCGAGCGGCTGGGGCTTCGGTGGTCGCAGTCACGGAGGTACTCTCAGCGAAACCACTCACGTACAGCCGAGCGGCTGGGGCTTCGGTGGTCGCAGTCACGGAGGTACTCTCAGCGAAACCACTCACGTACAGCCGAGCGGCTGGGGCTTCGGCGGTCTCGGTTACAGCGTCGATCTCGACGAAAACAGTCCCGTACTGCCGGTCGTCCGCGTCTCAGTCGACGATCCCCTCGATCAGCTCGCGCGCGCTCCGCCGGACCGCATCGTCGCTCTCGATCGAGGGCTCCCAACCCAGATCGACCAGCTTCTCGATCGACAGCCGCATCTTCGGCACGTCGCCCGTCCAGCCGCGGTCGCCGCCCGTGTAGGAGTACTCGGGGTCGACGCCCAGCTCCTCGCTGACGATGTCGGCAATCTGGGTCACCGAGGTCGTCGTCCGCGTCCCGAGGTTGTAGACGTTGTACTCGTCGTCCGCGTGCTCGACGACGTGCTGGATGGCGTCGACGCACTCGGTGACGTGCATGTACGACTTCTCCTGTCTGCCGTCGCCGAGGATCTCGAGTTCCGTCGGGTCCTCGTCGAGTTTCTGGATGAAGTCGGGGATCACGTTCCCGCGCTGGTGCGGGCCGACGATGTTCGCGAAGCGGAACACCCACGACTGAATCCCGTACGAGTGGGCGTGCGTCGAGATCAGTCCCTCGTCGGCGAGCTTCGAGGAGCCGTAGATCGAGATGGGTTCGGGGGGGGCGTAGTCCTCCGGAGTCGGCCGGGGAGCCTCACCGTACACGGTCGACGAGGAGGTGAACGCGAACCGGTCGATCCCGGCCTCGCGCATCCGGTCTAAGACGTTGTACGTCATCTCCGTGTTCTCCTCGAAGAGGACACGGTCGTCGTCGTAGTTCGTGTCCGTGTACGCCGCGAAGTGGAAGACGGCGTCGAGGTCGTCGGTGACCGCGTGGGCGACGTCGTCGGGGTCGGTCAGGTCCGCCCCGACGAACGCGGCCCCGTCCGGCACGCGGTCGCGGGTCCCCTTCGAGAGGTCGTCGGCGACGCGGACGGTCGCCCCGCGGTCGAGCAGGCTCGCGGCGAGGTGGCTTCCGACCAGCCCGGCTCCGCCGGTGACGAGGACGCGCGAATCGGCGAGGTTCATACCGGTCCGTCGGCGGTGGCGGGTAAGTACGTGTGGGATCGCGAGCGCGGTCGGTGGCGCTCGCTTCGGAGCGCGGTCGTTCGTCCGGGCGGAAGACCGGCGTGTTACAGCCCCTCTTGCCCGCCCTCCTGCGAGAGGAGGACGACCATCGAGAGCCCGGAGATGACGAGCAGGATCAGCGTCGGCACCACCGCGTACTGGTACAGCGCTGACGCCTGTGCGCGCCAGATCTGGGTGACGATCGTCTCGAACCCGGAGGGGCGGAGGATCAGCGTGACGGGGAGTTCCTTCATCGCGGTGAGGAACACGAGGGCAGCGCCGGCGACGATTCCCGACCGGGTGAGCGGGAGCGTGACCCGCTTGAACGCCCCCATCGAGGACTCGCCGAGCGTCCGGCCCGCCTCCACGAGCCGGGGGTCGACCTGGAGGATCGACGTGCGGCTCGACCCGACCGCCTGCGGGAGGAAGCGCACGACGTACGCGAACACGAGGAGCGGCAGCGTCTGGTAGATCCACGGCAGGTAGCCGGAGCCGAAGTAGACGAGCGCCAGCGCGAGGACGATACCGGGCACCGCGAAGCCGACGTACGTCGCGCGCTCGAAGAGGACGGCGAGCCGCGAGTCGTGGTTCGCGGCGAAGTACGCGATGGGGATCGCCGCCAGCGCGGCGACGACCGCCGCCGCGAGCGACACCGACAGCGAGTTGAGGACGTAGACCGGCTCGAACGCCATCGACGGGCGGCGGCCCGCCTCCGACCGGAGCAGCCACAGGCCGAGGATCCACAGCGGGACGAGGAGCGCGAGCCCGGACACCCCCGCGGGCAGGAGCGTCGCCGGCCACCGGAGCCGGCCGAGCGACACCCGGTCGTCGGTGCGGCCCGCGTCGTCGCCGTGCGAGGACGCGTCGGAGCGCACGAGCCACTCCAGCGCGAGCACGAACAGGACGACGACGAGCAGCTGTAAGGAGAGCAGCGCGGCGTAGTCGCTCCCGAAGGAGTTGTACTCGACGTATATCTGCCGGGTGAACACCGACAGCCGCATGATCGACGGCGTCCCGAAGTCGGAGACCGCGTACAGCGCCGCGAGCAGCGACCCGGCGGCGATCGCCGGGCGGATCGCGGGCAGCGTCACCCGGCGGAACGACGCGAGGCGACCGTGGTTCAGCGTCCGCGCCGCCTCCAACAGCGTGGTGTCGAACGACAGCAGCGCGGCCCGCGTCGTCAGGTAGACGTAGGGGTACGTGTACAGCGTGATGACGAGTATCGACCCGGGGAGGCCGTATATCTCCGGAACCCGCTCGATCCCGAGCGGCGAGAGAATCTCGTGGAACTCCCCGCGGGGGCCGAACGCGGAGACGAACGAGAACGCGCCGACGTAGCTGGGCACGACGAGCGGGAGCGCGGCCGCCACCGCCCAGAACCGCCGGAACGGGAGGTCGGTCCGGGCGGTGAGGTACGCGAGCGGGACGCCGATCGCGATCGACAGCGTCGTGACGCCGACCATCAGGAGGAGGCTGTTGACGACGGTCTCGGCGGTGCGGATGCTGAGGGTGAGTTCGACGGCGCGCGCGGGATCGACGGTGACCGCCTCGATCACGAGCCACGCCAGCGGGAAGACGAGGACGGCCGCGATCGCCGCACACAGCAGCGTCAGCCCCAGCGGTACTCGGTCCTCCCCGTCGGTCAGCCGGTCGCGGATCCGGGTTATCGGGCTCATGGTCGGGGACGCCTGTCGGTCGAAGGATGGACGCAACCGCCGTTAGGGGTTCCGATCGCGCTCCGACGGATATATTAATTTAGGGCTGCCTAAAACCTCTATGGAACTGACGCGGCGCGACGCGGCGGCGGCGCTGGCCGCCCTCGGCGCGAGCGGCGGGGTCGCGCTCGGCGCGCGGGTCGCCGCGGACCGCGGCCGCGACGCCGACGCCGCCGGCGGTCCGGAAGGCGACGGGACCGGGGACGGCGCGCCGGCCGACGACGAGACGGTCCGCGAGACGCTGACCGCCGTCGCGGCGGTCGTCTACCCCGACGACGCGTCCGGCGTCGACGAGTTCGTCGAGGGGTTCCTCGACGGTCGGCTCGACGGCTCCGCGCACGCGGCGGGCGTCCGCGAGGCGGTCGCGGAGCTGAACCGGCTCGCCCGCTCGTGGCACGGCGGCGCGGTCGCCGACCTCGACCCCGCGGACCGCGACCGACACCTCAGGGAGATCGGCGCTGACGTCGCCGAGGAGGACCCGGACGGGACGACCGCCGAGCGGGTCCGCTACTACGTCGTCAACGAGCTGCTGCTCGCGTTCTACGCCTCGCCGACCGGGGGCGAGCTCGTCGGGATCGAGAACCCGCAGGGACACCCGGGCGGCGCGGAGAGCTACCGACGGGGGCCGCGATGAGCGCGGGGGACGGGCCGGCGGGAAGCGCCGGGAACGCGGCCGCCGTCGACCGGACGCCCGTCCCCGACGCGGACGTCTGCGTCGTCGGGGCGGGCCCCGCCGGGGCGCTCGTCGCCGACCGGCTCGCGGCCGACCGCGAGGTGGTGATACTCGACGCCGGACCGCGGTTCGACGCCGGCGACCGGCTCGCGCGACAGGAGCGGGCGATCCGACCGTCCTACGGCCGACCCGACGTGTGGGACGTGGGCGGTGCGCGCGACGCCTACGAGAACGCCGGGTCGACGGAGTGGCGCTACCCGCTGAACCACGCCCGGGTGAAGGGGGTCGGCGGATCGACGCTCCACTGGCAGGGGATGGTGATGCGGCTCCACGAGGACGACTTCAACTCCGGAGCCGAGCGCGGCGCGGGCCCCGGCTGGCCGATCGACTACGCGGACCTGCGGCCCTACTACGCCGAGGCGGAGCGCGAACTCGGCGTCGCGGGCGCGTCCGACAACCCCTACGCGCCGCCCCGGGAGGAGCCGCACCCGATGCCGGCGTTCGAGCCGTCCTACAGCGACTCGCTGTTCGCCGAGGCCTGCGAGTCGGTCGGGATCGACATGCACTCGGTGCCGAACGCGCGCAACTCCGAGGCGTACGACGGCCGGTCGGCCTGCGTCGGCTACGGCACCTGCCAGCCGGTGTGCCCCTCGGGCGCGAAGTACGACGCGACGGTCCACGTCGAGCGCGCCGAGGACGCCGGCGCGACCGTGATCGACCGCGCGCCGGTCGAGCGGCTCGACCACGACGGCGACGACCGGGTGACGGCCGCCGTCTACGCGACGCCCGACGGCGAGCGACACCGGCAGGAGGCGGACGCGTTCGTCGTCGCCGCCGGCGGAGTGGAGACGCCGCGGCTCCTCCTGCTCTCCGCGTCCGACCGCCATCCCGACGGGCTGGCGAACTCCAGCGGGGCGGTCGGGCGGTTCTTCATGGACCACCTGTTCGCGGGGGCGGGCGGGACGCTCGACGAGCCGACGCGACAGAACCACGTCGGCTTCTACACCAGCGCCTGCGACCAGTTCTACGACGAGGCGGACGAGACGCAGGCCCCGTTCAAGCTGGAGTTCTTCAACTACGCCGGCCCCTCGCCCGTGGAGTCGGCGCTGGCCGGCGACGACTGGGGCGACCCCCTCTTAGAGCGGCTGCGCGGCGAGTACGGGAACCACGTCGCGATGGGCGCGCTCGTCGAGCAGCTCCCCGACGCCGACAGCCGGATCACGCTCGCCGACGACCGCGTCGACGACCGCGGCAACCCCGTCCCCGAGATCGACTGGACCGTCGGCGACCGCGCGCTCGACACGATCGAACGGGCCAACGAGATTCAGGTGGAGGTCTTAGAGGAGCTCGGGGCCGACGTCGAGTGGGTCGCCGGCCCCGACGCCACCGGACCCGCGTACCACCACATGGGCACGACGCGGATGAGCGACGACCCCGATCGGGGCGTCGTCGACGCCCGCTGCCGGACCCACGACCTGGAGAACTGCTGGATCGCCTCCAGCTCCGTCTTCCCGACGAGCGGCGCGATGAACCCCACGCTCACCATCGCCGCGCTCGCGCTCCGCGTCGGCGACGACGTGGCCGGCTGGCTCGCGGGCGAGACCTGACGGCGCTGCGTCACTAATTTAGGC
This genomic stretch from Halorubrum hochsteinianum harbors:
- a CDS encoding GMC family oxidoreductase, with translation MSAGDGPAGSAGNAAAVDRTPVPDADVCVVGAGPAGALVADRLAADREVVILDAGPRFDAGDRLARQERAIRPSYGRPDVWDVGGARDAYENAGSTEWRYPLNHARVKGVGGSTLHWQGMVMRLHEDDFNSGAERGAGPGWPIDYADLRPYYAEAERELGVAGASDNPYAPPREEPHPMPAFEPSYSDSLFAEACESVGIDMHSVPNARNSEAYDGRSACVGYGTCQPVCPSGAKYDATVHVERAEDAGATVIDRAPVERLDHDGDDRVTAAVYATPDGERHRQEADAFVVAAGGVETPRLLLLSASDRHPDGLANSSGAVGRFFMDHLFAGAGGTLDEPTRQNHVGFYTSACDQFYDEADETQAPFKLEFFNYAGPSPVESALAGDDWGDPLLERLRGEYGNHVAMGALVEQLPDADSRITLADDRVDDRGNPVPEIDWTVGDRALDTIERANEIQVEVLEELGADVEWVAGPDATGPAYHHMGTTRMSDDPDRGVVDARCRTHDLENCWIASSSVFPTSGAMNPTLTIAALALRVGDDVAGWLAGET